Genomic DNA from candidate division WOR-3 bacterium:
AGCAATCAAATCGGCAACATTCTTGGCAATCCGCCGGGCAACCTCACTCTCCCCCGGAGTAACAAACTCATAGATAGGTGCATCGTTTTCCACTATCGTCTCAATCTGTGATATATGGATAAAGCTATCACCAAGCGTCCTCGGCATCTTGGGATTGACCTCAGCAATCACATGCCGGGCGACCTCAGCAGCCGGCTTGGTAATATCAACCGAGACCCCTAAACTGCAAAACCCATGCTCATCCGGCGGTGTTACCTGAATCAAGGCAACATCAATCGGCAAGCGACCAGAGCGCAAAAGACGCGGGATCTCAGAAAGGAAGATGGGTGTGTAATCTGCTCTGCCTTCATGGACCGCCTCTCTCACATTGGCACTGATGAAGAATGAGTTTGCCCGGTACCGACCGGCAAGCTCCTCCTCAGCATAAGGCGCCACCCCGAGTGTGAGGATATGGGTTATCTCCACATCCTCAACCGGACGCTGAGCAAGCGCCCTCACAAGTTTCTGCGGTGTCCCGCAAGCCGAACCAACAAAAACCCTGTCACCCGGCTCAAGCACAGCGAGCGCCTCCTCCGGGCTCTTTATCTTATTTCCGTATTTTGACTTCCAATCAACAGAACCCATAAACCTCCTTAAATCTTAATCTCTTCAAACAGATACCTTTCATTCTCCTTAATAATTCTTCCGGCAAAAACCTCAGGGTCATGCTCAAGAAAGGAAATCCAGCCTTCGGCAACCGCCTGATTCAAAAGACGCTCCTTTTTCTCCATCGACTCCAAAGGGAAAAGGTCAAAACCCATAATATAGGGAACCGGAATGTGTCCGCGCGTCGGTATCATATCAGACCAGTAAATTGCGGTCTGCCCCTTACTGCTTATTTTAACAACCTGCATCCCCTTTGTATGACCACCGGTGTGGACAAGCTCAATTCCTGGCAAAAGCTCCATTGAACCGTTAACAATTTCCAAAAGCCCCATCTCCTGCAACGGCACAAAGTTTTCCTTCAGATAAGATGCGCGTGAGCGCCTGTTTGGATTTAATGCCTCCTGCCACTCCGCCTCCTGAACCACATAACGGGCATTGGGAAATGTCGGCACCACCCTATCCCCTTCAACCCTTGTTGAGCCGCCGCAATGGTCAAAATGGAGATGGGTCAAAATCACGAGACTTATATCCTCAGGTCTGAAACCAATGCGAGCAAGTGAAGCCAGTAAACTATCAGGCTTCTCAACCCGATACCGCTCAGCAAACTTTTTATCATACTTATCACCAATACCGGTATCAATAACAACCCTTTCCTGCGGGGTTAAAATCAAAACCGGTCGTAATGCCAGTCTGATGCGGTTCTTTTCATCAGGTGGGTTGGTCCTCTCCCACAGCGGCTTGGGCACAACCCCAAACATTGCCCCGCCATCAAGACCGAAAAACCCGTCAAAAAGCGGGTAGATCTTAAAATCACCAATGTTCATTGAAATGATATTTTAGATTAATCTCCCCAGGAGTCAAGTTAATAAAATCAGCCAGCCACCTGAATTTTTATCGACCGGTCAATCATTTTCCCAAATTAACAAGGGGACTATATCCTGTCAAAAATTGTCATTC
This window encodes:
- a CDS encoding 4-hydroxybutyrate CoA-transferase; the protein is MGSVDWKSKYGNKIKSPEEALAVLEPGDRVFVGSACGTPQKLVRALAQRPVEDVEITHILTLGVAPYAEEELAGRYRANSFFISANVREAVHEGRADYTPIFLSEIPRLLRSGRLPIDVALIQVTPPDEHGFCSLGVSVDITKPAAEVARHVIAEVNPKMPRTLGDSFIHISQIETIVENDAPIYEFVTPGESEVARRIAKNVADLIA
- a CDS encoding MBL fold metallo-hydrolase — translated: MNIGDFKIYPLFDGFFGLDGGAMFGVVPKPLWERTNPPDEKNRIRLALRPVLILTPQERVVIDTGIGDKYDKKFAERYRVEKPDSLLASLARIGFRPEDISLVILTHLHFDHCGGSTRVEGDRVVPTFPNARYVVQEAEWQEALNPNRRSRASYLKENFVPLQEMGLLEIVNGSMELLPGIELVHTGGHTKGMQVVKISSKGQTAIYWSDMIPTRGHIPVPYIMGFDLFPLESMEKKERLLNQAVAEGWISFLEHDPEVFAGRIIKENERYLFEEIKI